From Oncorhynchus nerka isolate Pitt River linkage group LG1, Oner_Uvic_2.0, whole genome shotgun sequence, the proteins below share one genomic window:
- the LOC135572119 gene encoding piggyBac transposable element-derived protein 4-like, protein MQRGEVEFQENGQQLAVKWHDKRDVHVLSTVHTATMSATGKVDHLTGERKIKPDCVLDYNLKMGAVDKADMINSFVECTRKTNKWYKKIFFHLIDTAVLNGSIVHRQLTGKVITYQKYRVNLMRELLEEHHTPRRPSTGGRPAVDNPLRLTARHFPCKVPQTASQGSRTRRHCKVCLSGARRSKQRKMTKYMCLACDTPLCISPCFEEYHMLKHY, encoded by the exons atgcagagaggggaggtggagttccaagagaacggtcaacagctggcagtaaagtggcatgacaagcgagacgtccatgtcctctccactgtccatacagcaaccatgtcggccacagggaaggtggaccacctgacCGGAGAGAGAAAGATCAAACCAGATTGTGTGCTTGATtataacctcaaaatgggggcCGTGGATAAGGCagacatgataaacagctttgtggaatgcacACGGAAAACGAACAAGTGGTATAAGAAGATATTTTTCCATCTGATCGACACTGCTGTCCTCAACGGCAGCATAGTTCACCGCCAACTAACAG GTAAAGTAATTACCTACCAAAAATACAGAGTGAACCTCATGAGAGAGCTGCTGGAGGAGCACCACACCCCTCGGCGCCCATCCACTGGGGGTCGTCCTGCTGTAGACAATCCCCTACGCCTCACTGCACGACATTTTCCCTGCAAAGTCCCTCAAACTGCTTCTCAAGGTAGTCGCACACGGAGGCATTGCAAAGTCTGCCTGTCTGGCGCCAGGAGAAGTAAGCAGAGGAAGATGACAAAATACATGTGTCTAGCTTGTGATACACCTCTATGTATTTCACCATGCTTTGAGGAGTATCACATGCTCAAGCATTATTGA